The Pan paniscus chromosome 1, NHGRI_mPanPan1-v2.0_pri, whole genome shotgun sequence genome has a segment encoding these proteins:
- the SZT2 gene encoding KICSTOR complex protein SZT2 isoform X2, with the protein MASERPEPEVLVQGCLLDPSQREVFLQQIYEQLCLFEDKVATMLQQQYDPQSQAEDQSPDSGDLLGRKVGVSMVTADLGLVSMIRQGILALQLLPSNSSAGIIVITDGVTSVPDVAVCETLLNQLRSGTVACSFVQVGGVYSYDCSFGHVPNVELMKFIAMATFGSYLSTCPEPEPGNLGLTVYHRAFLLYSFLRSGEALNPEYYCGSQHRLFNEHLVSASSNPALALRRKKHTEKEVPADLVSTVSVRLREGYSVREVTLAKGGSQLEVKLVLLWKHNMRIEYVAMAPWPLEPEGPRVTRVEVTMEGGYDILHDVSCALRQPIRSLYRTHVIRRFWNTLQSINQTDQMLAHLQSFSSVPEHFTLPDSTKSGVPLFYIPPGSTTPVLSLQPSGSDSSHAQFAAYWKPVLSMDANSWQRWLHMHRLVLILEHDTPIPKHLHTPGSNGRYSTIQCRISHSSLTSLLRDWSSFVLVEGYSYVKLLSSAPDQPPNSFYMVRIISKAPCMVLRLGFPIGTPAPARHKIVSGLREEILRLRFPHRVQSKEPTPKVKRKGLGGAGGGSSPSKSPPVLGPQQALSDRPCLVVLHKPLDKLLIRYEKLPLDYRAPFLLTLEPPGPLPLVSGRSASSSLASLSRYLYHQRWLWSVPSGLAPALPLSAIAQLLSILTEVRLSEGFHFACSGEGIINMVLELPIQNEPPGQAAAEEKHTCVVQYILFPPHSTSTKDSFSTDDDNDVEVEALEGDSELNLVTEVWVEPQYGRVGPGPGSWKHLQDLTYSEIPQALHPRDAACIGSMLSFEYLIQLCQSKEWGPLPPEPRVSDGVDQGGDTCVHEIPFHFDLMGLLPQCQQLQMCFLLLAREPEGVPFAEGSCPANDMVLCLLHSCLGQELSDREIPLTPVDQAAFLSEVLRRTCHVPGAEGPLLGVHEIPKEQAVGSTQATGDSTFTSLSVGLPETLKPLISAQPPQWRCYARLVNPQHVFLTFLPATFSDVQRLAACGLEGPPQEETKPKFGDWSGAPSLKDLGGTGIKATKSHVPVLSVTLASDNAQNQGELSPPFRRDLQAYAGRQASQTESADGPRTRCPVYIYSCSLEALREQMVGMQPPQAPRDLIFRTQFLDHPSPSSAWMEPRYKEAANHCALLQEHAQRCYVRGLFRSLQQAQSVTSQDLLTAVDACEELLQEIDITPFLLALCGHTWGLPHAPPSPGPLSPGPFSSSMEEGAEPRERAILASESSIETEDLSEPEFQSTRVPGIPDPGPEISLTDVCQLRGEAHGALHSVIQEKFLEISRLHFRTVPSNPHYFFYCLPSSRREDEGPRDTVDRKISDLEFSEAELMGEEGDTSACCVVTESDPELEVEYRESRESDLGPAGLDSASLSDVDTVNPDEDSFSILGGDSPTGPESFLHDLPPLFLHLTCSVRLRGQHSSVPVCSLPTCLGQVLSSLEGPPVGGRVPLRDLSVTLDVFMLTLPLEVELPTASDPQHHRSTSESSASFPRSPGQPSSLRSDDGLGPPLPPPEEERHPGLSNLATPHRLAIETTMNEIHWLLEDEMVGALRRGGIPQSPALHRAAAHIHSSPGRSTCLRQTLPLSFVFGPERSLTQFKEEFRRLHLPGHVLLEDPDSGFFFVAAGQQPGGSHGEPSSAAWAWHSHEDRAEGIEGETLTASPQAPGSPEDSEGVPLISLPSVPQGGSQPGPSRGLSLMSSQGSVDSDHLGYDGGSSGSDSEGPNDTLGEKAPFTLRTPPGPAPPQPSLSGLPGPCLPDFWLIVRVLQDRVEVYAHARSLIREDGGPGTECRHLQQLLVRRVGEICREVNQRLLLQDLHDSHVCNSLLVAESEEDLWRSETPFHSRQRAPLPSDDYAADESCAPRGYLAATMQFVPGHFSCDVVWGTVIRVHSRLKMGPSMGVSRAIQALRSVLNAFSVVNRKNMFVYQERATKAVYYLRLLETSCNDRPWKGDALPPSLALSRSQEPIYSEEASGPRSPLDMASSRSSDAARPVGQVDRHIQLLVHGVGQAGPEITDELVRVLCRRLDEATLDVITVMLVRNCKLTPADVEFIQPPGSLPSEVLHLALPTSCRPWLPALAWYLRQNLLIFLHSPKYTDSNSRNHFQHPLPPQGGLPDLDIYLYNKPGGQGTGGKGVACITLAFVDEGGAPLSLALWPPSSPGPPDPLREEEFEQLTQVIRCPVVLDSSSAQNGAPRLRLDVWEKGNISIVQLEEKLRGAARQALADAIIELQLLPASLCTEDTPTGSLRNGSLETKSSAGRASTFPPAPVPGEPVTPPSKAGRRSFWDMLSKTECGDLGSPKTTDDIVLDRPEDTRGRRRHKTESVRTPGGAERAPGSDSGAQRQKRRTTQLEEGEVGTLHPVFARVAQRWMEFMVQIGCASVSRSSAHMVSRFLLPSILSEFTALVTSMAGDTSVRIFEQHLGSEPEIFGPCSPGQLGPSPRPAAERHLLLLGRNFLQWRRPTQQAAKAMQRFEPGGDGSSGRNAPRQRLLLLEVVDKKLQLLTYNWAPDLGAALGRALVRLVQWQNARAHLIFCLLSQKLGLFHHYGQLDFPVRDEKEPNPFLLPTMEVETLIRSASPPLSREQGRLSGSSRGGGPLPLDTFPFDEALRDITAARPSSVLGPVPRPPDPVTYHGQQFLEIKMAERRELERQMKMENLFVTWQQRSTPATMPISAGELETLKQSSRLVHYCATAMLFDPAAWLHGPPETSGPPDGQRRHRPESGSGSREAPTSCESLDVSPPGAREEPWLKELSLAFLQQYVQYLQSIGFVLVPLRPPSPARSTSRPRAMAILGTEGRGSFSCPKTKTDGSPKSTSSPVTTYHLQRALPGGIILMELAFQGCYFCVKQFALECSRIPMGQAVNSQLSMLFTEECDKVRDLMHVHSFSYDFHLRLVHQHVLGAHLVLRHGYHLTTFLRHFLAHHPDGPHFGRNHIYQGTLELPTPLIAAHQLYNYVADHASSYHMKPLRMARPGGPEHNEYALVSAWHSSGSYLDSEGLRHQDDFDVSLLVCHCAAPFEEQGEAERHVLRLQFFVVLTSQRELFPRLTADMRRFRKPPRLPPEPEAPGSSAGSPGEASGLVLAPGPAPLFPPLAAEVGMARARLAQLVRLAGGHCRRDTLWKRLFLLEPPGPDRLRLGGRLALAELEELLEAVHAKSIGDIDPQLDCFLSMTVSWYQSLIKVLLSRFPQSCRHFQSPDLGTQYLVVLNQKFTDCFVLVFLDSHLGKTSLTVVFREPFPVQPQDSESPPAQLVSTYHHLESVINTACFTLWTRLL; encoded by the exons GAGGGTCCCAATTGGAGGTAAAGCTGGTGCTGCTGTGGAAACACAACATGCGCATTGAGTATGTGGCTATGGCACCCTGGCCCCTGGAGCCTGAGGGCCCTCGAGTAACACGGGTGGAAGTGACGATGGAAGGCGGCTACGACATTTTGCATGATGTGTCCTGTGCACTAAGGCAGCCCATTCGTTCATTGTATCGTACCCATGTTATCCGGCGTTTCTGGAACACGCTGCAGAG CATCAACCAGACAGACCAGATGCTTGCCCACCTTCAGTCCTTCTCCTCAGTGCCTGAGCATTTCACGCTTCCTGACAGCACCAAGAGCGGAGTGCCACTCTTCTACATCCCTCCAGGCTCCACCACCCCG GTGCTCTCCCTCCAGCCCAGTGGTTCTGACTCATCCCATGCCCAGTTTGCTGCCTACTGGAAGCCAGTGCTATCCATGGATGCAAATTCCTGGCAGCGATGGCTGCACATGCATCGCCTGGTGCTAATCCTGGAGCATGACAC ACCAATCCCCAAGCACTTGCACACCCCGGGCAGCAATGGGCGCTACAGCACTATCCAGTGCAGGATCTCCCACTCCTCCCTGACCTCTCTGCTGCGGGACTGGAGCAGCTTCGTACTAGTCGAGGGCTATTCTTATGTTAAGCTGCTCTCCAG TGCCCCAGACCAGCCCCCCAATTCCTTCTACATGGTCCGTATCATTTCCAAGGCCCCATGCATGGTTCTTCGCCTGGGTTTTCCCATTGGCACACCAGCACCGGCCCGGCACAAG ATTGTGTCAGGCTTGAGGGAAGAGATCCTGCGGCTGCGTTTCCCCCACCGGGTACAAAGCAAGGAGCCAACGCCCAAGGTGAAACGAAAAGGGCTAGGGGGTGCTGGTGGGGGCAGCTCTCCCTCCAAGTCACCCCCCGTGCTGGGGCCACAGCAGGCCTTGTCTGACCGGCCCTGCCTTGTGGTCCTGCATAAGCCACTGGACAAACTGCTCATCAG GTATGAGAAGCTGCCCTTGGACTACCGGGCACCCTTCTTGCTGACATTGGAGCCACCAGGTCCACTGCCCTTGGTGTCAGGCCGCTCAGCCTCTTCTAGCCTGGCGTCACTGTCCCGCTACCTCTACCATCAGCGCTGGCTTTGGAGTGTCCCGTCAGGACTGGCCCCTGCGCTGCCTCTCAGTGCCATTGCCCAGCTCCTCTCCATCCTCACTGA AGTCCGACTTTCTGAAGGATTCCACTTCGCCTGCAGTGGGGAAGGAATCATCAACATGGTTCTGGAGCTTCCAATTCAG AATGAACCACCAGGGCAGGCTGCAGCTGAAGAGAAGCACACCTGTGTTGTCCAGTACATCCTCTTCCCCCCACACTCTACCTCCACCAAAGACAG cttctcgacagatgatgacaatgatgtgGAAGTGGAGGCCCTGGAGGGAGACTCAGAGCTCAATCTGGTCACTGAGGTGTGGGTGGAGCCACAGTATGGGCGAGTGGGACCTGGCCCTGGAAGCTGGAAGCACCTCCAGGACCTGACGTATTCTGAGATCCCGCAAGCT CTCCACCCACGGGATGCTGCCTGCATAGGCTCCATGCTGAGCTTTGAATACCTGATACAGCTGTGCCAGAGCAAGGAATGGGGTCCTCTGCCCCCAGAGCCGAGGGTCTCTGATG GAGTGGATCAGGGAGGAGACACCTGCGTCCATGAGATCCCTTTCCATTTTGACCTAATGGGATTGCTGCCACAGTGCCAGCAGCTCCAGATGTGCTTCCTCTTGCTTGCCAGAG AGCCAGAGGGTGTCCCTTTCGCCGAGGGGTCCTGTCCCGCCAACGACATGGTGCTGTGCCTGCTGCACAGCTGCCTGGGGCAGGAGCTGAGTGACCGGGAGATCCCACTGACCCCCGTTGACCAGGCTGCCTTCTTGAGTGAGGTGCTGCGGCGGACCTGCCACGTTCCAG GTGCCGAGGGGCCACTGCTGGGGGTTCATGAGATCCCGAAGGAGCAAGCAGTCGGCAGCACCCAGGCCACAGGAGACTCCACTTTTACTTCCCTG AGTGTAGGTCTTCCTGAAACTCTCAAGCCTCTCATCTCTGCCCAGCCCCCTCAGTGGCGCTGCTATGCAAGGCTTGTGAACCCCCAGCATGTGTTTCTGACTTTTCTCCCAGCTACCTTCTCAG ATGTCCAGCGTCTGGCTGCCTGTGGCCTGGAGGGACCCCCTCAAGAGGAGACAAAGCCTAAGTTTGGGGATTGGAGTGGGGCTCCCAGTCTGAAAGATCTAGGAGGAACTGGGATCAAAGCTACAAAGTCCCACGTCCCTGTCCTCAGTGTGACCCTGGCTAGTG ACAATGCCCAGAATCAAGGAGAGCTAAGCCCACCATTCCGTCGAGACTTACAGGCTTACGCTGGGCGTCAGGCTTCCCAGACAGAGAGTGCGGATGGGCCCCGGACCCGGTGTCCTGTCTACATCTACAGCTGTTCACTGGAAGCGCTGAGGGAACAAATGGTTGGCATGCAGCCCCCTCAGGCGCCCCGAGACCTCATCTTCCG gACTCAGTTCCTCGACCACCCCTCCCCATCCTCAGCCTGGATGGAACCCCGGTACAAGGAGGCAGCtaaccactgtgccctgctgcAGGAGCATGCACAGCGGTGCTATGTCCGTG GGCTATTCCGCAGCTTGCAGCAAGCACAGAGTGTGACCTCCCAGGATCTGCTGACAGCGGTAGATGCCTGTGAGGAGCTACTACAAGAAATAGACATCACCCCATTTCTCCTTGCATTGTGTGGCCACACTTGGGGTTTGCCTCATGCACCCCCAAGTCCTGGTCCTCTCAGCCCTGGGCCCTTCAGCAGCAGCATGGAGGAGGGTGCTGAGCCTCGGGAACGAGCTATCCTAGCTTCTGAATCCAG CATAGAGACCGAGGACCTAAGCGAGCCTGAGTTTCAGAGCACCCGTGTCCCTGGCATTCCAGACCCTGGGCCAGAGATCTCTCTGACAGATGTCTGCCAGCTCAGAGGAGAGGCCCATGGTGCCCTTCATAGCGTCATCCAG GAGAAGTTCCTAGAGATCAGTCGTCTCCACTTCCGCACAGTGCCTTCCAATCCCCACTACTTCTTCTATTGCCTTCCATCCAGCAGGCGAGAA GATGAGGGGCCTCGGGACACAGTAGACAGAAAAATCAGTGACCTGGAGTTTTCAGAGGCTGAGCTTATGGGAGAAGAAG GAGACACATCTGCCTGCTGTGTGGTCACTGAGAGTGACCCAGAGCTAGAGGTAGAATACCGGGAGAGCCGTGAATCAGACCTGGGGCCTGCTGGGCTAGACTCTGCCTCGCTGTCAGATGTAGACACTGTGAATCCTGATGAAGACTCCTTCAGTATCTTGGGGGGCGACTCACCCACTGGGCCTGAGAGCTTCCTTCATGACCTGCCACCGCTCTTCCTGCACCTCACGTGCTCCGTGCGGCTACGTGGGCAGCACAGCTCAGTACCTGTGTGCAGCCTGCCTACCTGCCTGG GCCAGGTGCTTTCCAGTCTGGAGGGCCCCCCAGTTGGAGGCCGAGTTCCCTTGAGGGACCTCAGTGTGACTCTGGATGTCTTCATGCTGACTTTGCCCCTGGAAGTGGAGCTCCCCACGGCCTCGGACCCTCAGCACCACCG GTCAACATCTGAAAGCAGTGCTTCATTCCCACGATCCCCAGGGCAGCCATCATCTTTAAGGTCAGATGATGGCCTCGGGCCCCCACTGCCACCCCCAGAAGAGGAGAG GCACCCAGGACTGTCCAATTTGGCCACGCCCCACAGACTGGCTATTGAGACCACCATGAATGAG ATCCACTGGTTGTTGGAAGATGAGATGGTGGGGGCACTCCGAAGAGGGGGCATCCCACAGAGTCCTGCCCTGCACCGCGCAGCTGCCCATATCCATAGTTCTCCTGGACGCTCCACCTGCCTTCGCCAAACTCTGCCACTGAGTTTTGTATTTGGGCCAGAGCGTTCCCTCACACAATTCAAGGAG GAGTTCCGCCGCCTCCATCTCCCTGGCCATGTTCTTCTTGAAGACCCTGACAGTGGCTTCTTCTTTGTGGCAGCTGGCCAACAGCCAGGTGGGTCCCATGGGGAGCCTTCTTCAGCGGCCTGGGCTTGGCACAGTCATGAGGACAGGGCTGAAGGCATCGAAGGGGAG ACCCTGACAGCCAGCCCCCAAGCACCTGGGTCCCCAGAGGATTCTGAGGGTGTCCccctcatcagcctgcccagcgTGCCACAGGGAG GGAGTCAGCCTGGGCCCAGCCGGGGATTAAGTCTCATGTCCAGTCAGGGCAGTGTGGACTCAGACCACCTAG GTTATGATGGTGGCAGCAGTGGCTCAGACAGTGAGGGTCCCAATGACACCCTTGGTGAGAAGGCCCCCTTCACATTGCGGACTCCACCTGGGCCAGCACCTCCACAGCCTTCACTCTCAGGCCTCCCTGGGCCCTGCCTGCCCGACTTCTGGCTCATTGTCCGGGTCCTGCAGGACCGTGTGGAAGTGTATGCACATGCACG GAGCCTGATTCGGGAGGATGGGGGGCCGGGCACTGAGTGTCGCCACCTGCAGCAGCTCCTGGTGAGGCGAGTTGGGGAGATCTGCAGGGAGGTCAACCAG CGACTGCTTCTTCAAGACCTTCATGACAGCCACGTGTGTAACTCTCTTCTGGTGGCCGAGAGTGAAGAAGATCTGTGGCGCAGTGAGACTCCCTTCCACTCCCGTCAGCGGGCACCACTGCCCAGTGATG ATTATGCTGCTGATGAGAGCTGTGCGCCCCGAGGGTACCTGGCAGCCACAATGCAGTTTGTCCCTGGCCATTTCTCCTGTGACGTTGTGTGGGGAACTGTGATCCGAGTCCATTCACGCCTCAAAATGGGGCCCAGCATGGGGGTCTCTCGGG CCATCCAGGCCCTGCGCTCTGTGCTCAATGCCTTCTCTGTGGTGAACCGGAAAAACATGTTTGTTTACCAGGAGCGAGCAACAAAGGCTGTGTACTATCTTCG GCTCCTAGAGACATCCTGCAATGACCGGCCATGGAAAGGGGATGCGCTGCCCCCTTCCCTCGCTCTGTCCCGAAGCCAAGAGCCCATCTACTCTGAGGAAGCCTCG GGTCCTCGTTCTCCCTTAGACATGGCCTCTAGCCGCAGTTCAGATGCTGCTCGTCCTGTGGGCCAAGTGGACAGACATATCCAGCTGCTGGTCCATGGTGTTGGGCAGGCAG GTCCTGAGATCACGGATGAGCTCGTGCGAGTTCTATGTCGGCGCCTGGATGAGGCCACGCTGGACGTCATCACAGTTATGCTTGTTCGGAACTGCAAGCTGACACCAGCTGATGTGGAG TTCATCCAGCCCCCTGGAAGTCTCCCCTCAGAGGTGCTGCATCTGGCCCTACCCACCTCCTGCAGGCCCTGGCTTCCAGCCCTGGCATGGTACCTACGGCAGAACTTGCTCATCTTCCTGCACTCTCCCAAGTACACAGATAGCAACAGCCGGAACCACTTCCAA CATCCACTCCCACCACAGGGTGGCCTCCCTGACTTGGACATCTACTTGTATAACAAGCCTGGTGGACAGGGCACTGGGGGCAAAG GGGTTGCCTGCATCACTCTAGCCTTTGTGGATGAAGGAGGGGCCCCCTTGTCACTGGCGTTGTGGCCCCCCTCCTCTCCGGGACCCCCAGACCCACTGCGAGAGGAGGAATTTGAGCAACTGACCCAGGTCATCCGCTGCCCGGTTGTTCTGGACAGTTCTTCAG CTCAGAATGGGGCCCCACGGCTTCGATTGGATGTGTGGGAAAAGGGGAACATTAGTATTGTGCAGCTGGAGGAGAAACTCCGAGGAGCAGCTCGCCAGGCCCTGGCCGATGCCATCATCGAGCTTCAGCTGCTGCCAGCTTCACTATGTACAGAGGACACACCCACAG GAAGTCTCAGGAACGGATCGTTGGAAACTAAGAGCTCTGCAGGCCGAGCTAGCACCTTTCCCCCTGCCCCTGTCCCTGGGGAGCCTGTGACTCCACCCAGCAAAGCAGGCCGGCGTAGCTTCTGGGATATGCTG AGTAAAACAGAATGTGGGGATTTGGGTTCCCCCAAAACAACTGACGACATTGTCCTGGATCGGCCAGAAGACACTCGGGGCCGGAGGCGTCACAAAACCGAGAGTGTTCGGACTCCTGGTGGAGCTGAGCGGGCGCCAGGCTCAGATTCTGGAGCCCAGAGACAAAa GCGCCGGACAACACAGCTAGAAGAGGGTGAGGTGGGGACCCTTCATCCTGTGTTTGCCCGTGTTGCTCAGCGCTGGATGGAGTTTATGGTTCAGATTG gttgtGCCTCAGTGTCCAGAAGCTCTGCCCACATGGTGTCCCGGTTCCTCCTTCCATCCATCCTGTCTGAGTTCACCGCACTGGTCACCTCAATGGCTGGAGACACCAGTGTCCGCATCTTTGAGCAGCATTT GGGTTCAGAGCCAGAGATCTTCGGCCCTTGTTCCCCTGGGCAACTGGGCCCCTCTCCCCGCCCTGCAGCTGAGCGGCATCTGCTGCTTCTGGGAAGGAACTTCTTGCAGTGGAGGAGACCAACACAGCAGG CTGCCAAAGCCATGCAGCGCTTCGAGCCAGGAGGTGATGGGAGCTCAGGGCGAAATGCTCCCCGGCAGAGGCTCTTGCTACTAGAGGTTGTGGACAAGAAG CTACAGCTGCTGACCTACAACTGGGCTCCAGACCTGGGGGCAGCATTGGGCCGAGCGCTGGTTCGCCTGGTGCAGTGGCAGAATGCACGAGCCCATCTCATCTTCTGCCTACTCAGCCAGAAGCTTGGCCTCTTCCATCATTATGGCCAGTTGGACTTCCCCGTGCGAGATGAAAAG GAGCCAAACCCATTCCTGCTGCCGACCATGGAAGTGGAGACCCTCATCCGGAGTGCAAGTCCCCCGCTGAGCCGTGAGCAGGGCCGGCTGAGTGGGTCCTCTCGTGGTGGGGGTCCTCTTCCCCTGGACACATTCCCCTTTGACGAGGCCCTAAGGGATATCACGGCTGCCCGCCCCAGCTCCGTACTTGGTCCTGTGCCCAGACCTCCTGATCCTGTCACCTACCATGGACAACAGTTCCTAGAGATCAAGATGGCAGAGCGCAGAG AGCTGGAGCGCCAGATGAAGATGGAAAACCTGTTTGTAACCTGGCAGCAGCGTTCTaccccagccaccatgcccatcagT gctggagagctggAGACCCTGAAGCAGTCATCCCGCCTGGTGCATTACTGTGCAACAGCCATGCTCTTCGACCCAGCTGCCTGGCTGCATGGGCCCCCAGAGACCTCTGGACCCCCTGACGGGCAG CGGCGCCATCGCCCTGAGTCAGGGTCTGGGAGCCGAGAGGCCCCCACAAGCTGTGAATCCTTGGATGTGTCGCCCCCGGGAGCCCGTGAGGAGCCTTGGCTGAAGGAGCTGAGCTTGGCTTTCCTGCAGCAATATGTGCAGTATCTGCAGAGCATAGGTTTTGTGCTGGTACCACTGCGGCCCCCCTCACCCGCCCGCAG CACCAGCCGGCCACGGGCCATGGCTATCCTTGGAACAGAGGGTCGAGGCTCCTTCTCCTGCCCTAAAACCAAGACTGATGGGAGCCCCAAG agCACTAGCTCTCCGGTAACCACCTACCACCTGCAGCGGGCACTGCCTGGGGGCATCATCCTCATGGAACTGGCATTCCAG GGCTGTTACTTCTGTGTCAAACAGTTTGCCCTGGAATGTTCCCGAATCCCAATGGGGCAGGCTGTCAACTCACAG CTGTCCATGCTGTTCACAGAGGAGTGTGACAAGGTGCGGGACCTGATGCACGTGCACTCGTTCAGCTATGACTTCCATCTGCGCCTCGTGCATCAGCACGTGCTAGGTGCCCACCTGGTGCTGCGGCACGGCTACCACCTCACCACCTTCCTGCGACACTTCCTGGCCCACCACCCTGACGGACCCCACTTTGGCCGCAATCACATTTACCAAG GGACATTGGAGCTCCCCACACCACTCATTGCTGCCCACCAGCTGTACAACTACGTGGCTGATCACGCCAGCTCTTACCACATGAAGCCATTGCGAATGGCCCGGCCAGGGGGCCCAGAACACAACGAGTATGCCCTGGTGTCGGCATGGCACAG TTCTGGCTCCTACCTGGACTCTGAGGGACTTCGCCACCAGGATGACTTTGATGTGTCTCTGCTTGTCTGTCACTGTGCTGCACCctttgaggagcaaggagaggctGAGCGGCACGTTCTGCG gcTACAGTTCTTCGTGGTGCTCACCAGCCAGCGAGAGCTCTTCCCCAGGCTCACTGCTGACATGCGCCGCTTCCGGAAGCCACCCAGACTGCCCCCTGAGCCAGAGGCTCCTGGGAGTTCAGCTGGCagccctggggaggcctcagggctTGTTCTAGCGCCTGGACCGGCTCCTCTGTTCCCACCACTGGCTGCAGAGGTGGGCATGGCACGAGCACGGCTGGCTCAGCTGGTGCGGCTGGCTGGAGGGCACTGCCGTCGGGACACCCTTTGGAAGCGCCTCTTCTTGCTGGAGCCACCAGGGCCTGATCGACTGCGGCTAGGGGGGCGCCTGGCCCTGGCAGAGCTGGAGGAACTCCTAGAAGCAGTCCATGCCAAATCCATTGGGGACATCGACCCCCAGCTG GACTGCTTCCTATCCATGACGGTCTCCTGGTACCAGAGCCTGATCAAAGTTCTCCTAAGCCGCTTCCCCCAGAGCTGTCGCCATTTCCAAAGCCCAGACTTGGGAACTCAGTACCTG GTTGTGCTGAATCAGAAGTTCACTGACTGCTTTGTGCTAGTGTTTCTGGACTCCCACTTAGGAAAGACG TCTCTGACAGTGGTTTTCCGAGAGCCCTTCCCAGTACAGCCCCAGGACAGCGAGAGCCCCCCTGCCCAACTGGTCTCCACCTACCACCACCTGGAGTCTGTCATCAACACAGCCTGTTTCACCCTCTGGACCCGCCTCCTCTGA